The Amycolatopsis jiangsuensis nucleotide sequence ACTCCAGCAGCTCCCGCGCGGCACTCATCACGTTGCGGGCGTACTTCGCCAGCATCTCACCTTCCTCGGTGAGCTTCGAACCGGTGGGAGAACGCTCCAGCAGCCGAAGACCGAGGCGACGTTCCATCGCGCTGATCCGGATGCTGGCGGCCGGCTGGGAAAGACTGTGCGCCTGCGCGGCCTTTCCCACGCTGCCGTAGCTCTCGACCGACAGCAGCAGATCAAGATCGGCGAGCTGAGGCATCTTTGACGGAAGAACCACGATTTCACCTCTCGCTCCGGACGACGTCGTGCTGTCACCTGTGGTCAGAATGCGCGGCATGCGCGGAACGCCGGAAGACACTTGTCGGTTACACCGGCGACTCGCGGTGTTCAACGAGATTGCCTGGGTGCCGTACGTCCGGTCAATCTGTTGGACACGAACGCGCACCGCACGGGCATGAACGGCCGTCACGGTGCCACCTACGGGCTTTCTCCGGAATCGTGCGGCTTACTCGTTTACTGTCACCTGATCTTCGTTTCCCGCCGCGAATTTCGGTACGGCCGACCACCTGGCGCCGTCCCGCTCATGGCAGTATCAGCGCCGCTCGTCACCGATTATCCGCCAATTGTCCGTCCCGGGTTGCGACATTTCCGAGTTTCCGTCGATAGTTTGCCGCGACCTGCCGGATTCCCGCGATCGCGGTGGCTGACCGGCAACCGCGGGCGGACCCCCAGCCGGCGCAGGACTCCGGCATGCACCGGCACCGGAGTCTTGCGCCATCCACTGTCCGGCCCACTCGCCAGCACGCTTTGCGTGACGTGGATGAAGCGAGGAAAGAGGGCACACGCGAACGCCAGCACGAACCCGGGTGCGGCGGGGCCCCGCCGAACTCTCCGACGCACAGCCCGGATTTTCCTTCCGAACGCGTACTCGGGTGCGAAATGTAGTCGTCGCGAAAGTCCGCTCGCCGGCGGTTACCTCGAGTTCGACCGCATAGTGAACGTCGGAGAGCGCGCCGCCTCGCCGCGCGTCAGCTCACCTCACGAAACGAGCGGACCTTCGCGTCGCACCCTCAGCGGTCGCGCGCCGGCACCGTCGGGCGGCGGTAGACCAGCTTCTCGCGCAGCACCTCGGCGTCCACCGCGACGACATCCTCGTTGGCGCCGACGAGGGCTTCCTGCACCAGGTGGTGATCGGGCGAGTGCATGCACACCGGATCGGTGCGCGCCGCGTCCCCGGTCAACGCGAAGGCCTGGCATCGGCAGCCGCCGAAATCGATCTCCTTGCGTGGACAGCTCTGACACGGATCGGGCATCCACGCCGTTCCCCGGAACGCCTGGAAGGCCTCGGATTTCGACCAGATCCACGCGAGGTTGTGGTCCCGAACCGACGCGAAGTTCATCGTCGTGATCTCGGCCGCCACCGGACACGGATACACGGTGCCGTCCGGTGCGACGGTCAGCGCGTTCTGCGCCCAGCCACCCATGCAGGGCTTCGGATAGGGCTCGTAGTAGTCCGGGAGGATCCAGAGCAGTTCCATGCTCTCCGCGAGCTCGGCCTTCCGGCGTTCGTAGACACCGACCGCCTCGTCCAGCTGGACCTTGCTCGGCATCAGCAGACCGCGGTTGCGCAGGGCCCAGCCGTAGTACTGGGCGTTCGCGAGCTCCAGCCGTTCGGCGCCCCACGACACACACACGTCGATGATCGCGTCCAGCCGGGACAGGTTCACCCGGTGCAGGACCACGTTCATGTTCAACGGCAGCCCGGCCTCGCGGATGATGCGCGCGGCGATTTCCTTCTTGTCGAACCGTTTGCTCGCGGCGACCAGGTTCGTCGACTCGGCGGCGTCACCCTGGATGCTCAGCTGGGCGCTGTTGAGGCCCGCCGCGACGAGCGAGCTCGCGCGGCTCTCGGTCAGCCCGAGGCCACTGGTGATCAGGTTCGTGTACAGGCCGAGGCGGCGGCACTCGGCGACGAGCGTCTCCAGATCGCCGCGGACGAGGGGTTCACCGCCGGAGAAGTGCACCTGCACGACCCCCAGCTCGGCCGCCTCGCCGATCACCCGCACCCAGTCCTCGGTGGCGAGCTCGTCCTGGCGGCCCATCAACTCCAGCGGATTCGAGCAGTAGACACAGTGCAACGGGCACTGGTGCGTGACCTCGGCCAGCAGGCCGTACGGTTGCGGCGTACCGCTCATGTGACCACCACCCAACCCCGTCCGCGGGCATCGTGCAGGAACGTCATCACGTCGTTGGCGAGTTCGGCGGCCTCGAAATCCCGCTCGAGCTGGTCGACCACCTGCCGCACGGTCCGGCTGCCGTCACACAGACCCAGGATCGCCGCGCCGGACTTGTTGAGCAGCACGACCCGTTCGGGCAGCAGCAGCAACTCCACGTCCCGGACGTTGTCGTGCTTGAGCATCGCCTTGGTCGCCAGCTTCGGGACCGCCGTCAAATCGGTTTCATCCATCATGAGCTCTTGCGGTAGGCGAGTTGCACGGCATCCAGCAGGCTCCAGAGGACGTCGCACTTGAACTCCAGCGCCCGGGCACAGGCGTCCTGCTGGTCCCTGGTCTTCGCGTTGTCCAGCACGAGTTCCAGCAGGTGCGCGATGTCCTTGGGCTGCTGGGTGAGCCGCGCCCGGAAGTACTCCAGGCCCTCGGAGGCGACCCACGGAT carries:
- the pqqE gene encoding pyrroloquinoline quinone biosynthesis protein PqqE, giving the protein MSGTPQPYGLLAEVTHQCPLHCVYCSNPLELMGRQDELATEDWVRVIGEAAELGVVQVHFSGGEPLVRGDLETLVAECRRLGLYTNLITSGLGLTESRASSLVAAGLNSAQLSIQGDAAESTNLVAASKRFDKKEIAARIIREAGLPLNMNVVLHRVNLSRLDAIIDVCVSWGAERLELANAQYYGWALRNRGLLMPSKVQLDEAVGVYERRKAELAESMELLWILPDYYEPYPKPCMGGWAQNALTVAPDGTVYPCPVAAEITTMNFASVRDHNLAWIWSKSEAFQAFRGTAWMPDPCQSCPRKEIDFGGCRCQAFALTGDAARTDPVCMHSPDHHLVQEALVGANEDVVAVDAEVLREKLVYRRPTVPARDR
- the pqqD gene encoding pyrroloquinoline quinone biosynthesis peptide chaperone PqqD is translated as MDETDLTAVPKLATKAMLKHDNVRDVELLLLPERVVLLNKSGAAILGLCDGSRTVRQVVDQLERDFEAAELANDVMTFLHDARGRGWVVVT